A single window of Anopheles moucheti chromosome 2, idAnoMoucSN_F20_07, whole genome shotgun sequence DNA harbors:
- the LOC128298480 gene encoding uncharacterized protein LOC128298480 codes for MLELEVEIPARCSECQREEVQASTVMDASTSSAPRRVLKTTSDEDRQRIITAYESGATPASIGNMLNINKSTVYGIIKRYKDTWQIESKKRGGHRAKSLSSEAVDSIRVWIDEDCTLTLKALAEKVFQQYGVRVAASTIAKEVKEFNYSFKMIQRVPERRNTAATIEERTAYAARFYDIAREVPVNGLVYLDEVGFNVSMRTSKALPILIAGSF; via the exons ATGTTGGAACTGGAAGTGGAGATACCCGCACGGTGCTccgaatgtcaacgtgaagaagtTCAAGCAAGCACGG TCATGGATGCCAGTACAAGCTCTGCACCACGGCGtgttttaaaaactaccagcgaTGAGGATAGGCAACGCATCATAACGGCATATGAAAGTGGTGCAACACCAGCATCAATAGGCAATATGCTAAACATAAACAAGAGCACCGTGTACGGGATCATCAAGCGATATAAGGACACCTGGCAAATTGAATCGAAAAAGCGCGGCGGTCATCGTGCTAAATCGTTGTCGAGTGAAGCCGTGGACAGTATTCGAGTCTGGATCGACGAAGATTGTACTCTCACTCTGAAAGCGCTGGCCGAGAAAGTGTTCCAGCAATACGGCGTACGCGTGGCCGCTTCAACCATTGCCAAGGAAGTGAAGGAATTCAATTATTCGTTCAAAATGATTCAAAGGGTGCCAGAACGTCGTAACACAGCCGCAACTATCGAGGAGCGAACAGCATATGCCGCCAGATTCTACGATATTGCTCGTGAGGTTCCTGTAAATGGGCTGGTTTATTTGGACGAAGTTGGATTCAACGTGAGTATGCGGACATCCAAAGCGTTGCCTATCCTCAtcgctggtagtttttaa